tagatggtcaagcaaatcttgtcagtagaaaaaggcgcgaaattcaaattttctatgggaagatatcccttcgcgcctacatttttctaatttgccgcctttttctactgacaagatctgcttgaccatctataagtacctatgtaacacATATACTGTAAAGAATTGCACAATGGCTTGCCCGACCTACAGTGGATACATTTCCCCAAACCcatcagaataatccttcagggtAAATAAAGTAAAGGTAAATATATAGGTCATTagtttattcacatattttccATTATATCTTTTAAAAGTATATCATGCTCGATACATGAGAGAGTTCCATCGGATTTATTGTATTGGAGTGATGTTAATCGTTTATTCGGCTTTTTTCTGTTATTTATAGGAACTTGTCCGACTAGTTGTGGTAGAGGGATCTCCCGGTAGTTAACGACCCCTCGGAATTCGCTCTTAGCTATTCTATACAAGAACATGTCAGTGAAACCGTCTGGGAACTCCTTCACCAAATCCTTCCAACGAATGTCGCTCCAAACTTCATACGGTGAATTTTTTAGCCTGAGAAGGAAGTTAATCATTGATATAATATTGATACCTAATATATTCCTACTTATTATCTATTAAAGTATCTAACTACGAATACGAAACTGCCCCCCACATGTGGGGAAGGGGAGCGCGACTTAGCACTCTCTTATTAAATTGCAACCCTTACTAATGCCCTCTTAGGAGATGATTATAATTAGAAGAGTTTATGCGTGTAACATTGAATAGTATTTAGATGTATTGATATTTAGTCACTCGCCATGTTTATAGTAACATACTGATTTAAAAGGTCCATGTCAacttacttattataaataatgttcCGTAATGATTTCAATTTTATAGTGCATTTAGCAAACAGTTGCACATGCAGTTTGCTGAACCAAAATTCACGCAAGTGTACAGATACTTGACCCATTTCCTCCTCCACTTTACGCCACACTTCTGGATTAAATTgattgttttttagttttttaaaacgacatccaGAATATTCCATCAAATAATGTATCAATTTAGCCGCAGAATCTAGTGTCCATTTAATTTTCTGTTTCGGCTCCGGTTTCCCTGGAACAAATTATTGAtagataccagggatgttgcggatgcagattttttgacatccgcggatgcggatgcggatgcggatatttaaaggctcacatccgcggatgcggatgcggatgcggatgtcaagattaggtacttagaaaacgtcaaatattacatttttagtattttttaattaaaaaaaccgaaacgtttagtatttgagcaagaatataggtgagcgttttccaataaaagtgtacatgtcattcatgtcttcaaaatattgacttcttgggctcattttactcagaatcatttgtacattcacgcctcatacatgaaaaaaagtgtcccaaaatgttgtatgaaaaaaattttttccagtacgtcacgttcatacaaataaaaacaatttcatacaagaatgtgacgatcaggaaaggaaatttttggacacatttttttatgtatgaggcgtgaatgtacaaatgattctgagtaaaatgagcccaagaagtcaatattttgaagacatgaatgaaatgtccactttttttggaaaacgctcaggtgcgttatatttaaatatctgggtgaccgagcttcgctcggaaaacatataaaaactcgaaaatgcgcgttttccctgagataagacctagctagatcgatttttcgcccccgaaaacccccatatagcaaatttcatcgaaatcgttagagccgtttccgagatccccgaaatgtatatataaataaacaagaattgctcgtttaaaggtattagatagatagataaacagcaacttcgccgacttttctggatctagctaGACGATTTccttataggtaatgacgaaattacctagcacttacgccgccgctaagacgttcctataccgacttgttcgacatccgcatccgcataagctccgcatcgattttatgcggatgcggatgcggatgcggatgttgaaaataatgcggaagttccgcggttgcggatgcggatgcggatgttcgcaacatccctgatagatACTCAGGCAGGAGTCCTAGACTTTAAATGTGTTTATTATTAAGGCACTAAAATATATTTGCATATAAACAGATATTAATTTGTTGGTGCGCTGGTTTCGACAACTGAGCTAGATGGCGCttaaatacagggtggattttctttttgggtcagtgagggcagctaccagatcccgtgctactacgagaaatcgagggaaggtcttctaaagACCTTCTAAAGACTTAATTAAAAAGTGATACTAAGTGTTACTTCAGTGTTTCAGTACAAGAACTATTATTACTTGACATAAATAAGAAGAGGTTACTTGAGAAAATTCGCTAAATTATGCATTTTGGGACTAATGGTCAGAACTGTCAGAAGGTATAGGCCAATTCGCGTAACATCCGAAACAGCTACTTTTTAGTGattcgttatttattttaattatgtgtGTTCAGGAAAAGAAGTAGTAGATGAATCAATAGTTATAACTAGTGATTGCAATCCGGATTATCCGAAGTTTGAAAATCCGGATTTCACGGCGATTTCCGATCCGTTTTAAAATccggattttttttacaaaatcagGATTTTCGGAGTTTTTTGTATAACGATGCAATATTGCGATTTAACGAGTGTAACTTACTGCCGTAGCTCAAATtcgaattatatttttcaaaCGATTAATTAACTTATATGCGTTTTAAGCAAGAGCTTTCATTTTCGCTCAATTTTGAACACATTATTAGCAATATAAATAACAAGTGTCGAGCCGAAAAGGTGATTTTCTTCAACGGACGTGCTTTGCAACTAGCAACCACTGAGGGTTGTGACAACAGATTAAAATCATACGCATATACATAAGTCAAATACGCATGGTGAAGGAACGTTACTGCGAAATCTAAAATGTAATCATCTATATACGAGTACACGGTCGGGAGGCACCGGGAGGATTTTAACGACACTTCAGTTACTAAAATGTGCTAATGATTTtgcattaaaaaataatgcCTTTTCGAGATATTTTTGCCTCAACTTTTCCCATTGTAAATTTAGACGTTGAGCCAAAATACGACTAACAAGCACCACCTGACGTAGGTATAATCTACTATTTCTTCCGACGTGTTTGTAACTATTGATAGTTACCATCCCTTAACCGACAAAATGATCGACCGCGAAGATAttctaaaagtggaaaaaaaattgttacacaATCAAACGTAATTGAAATGAAATCGTTTGGACTCCTCCGATATTCATACTACTGATTGGTATCCGACATAaaatatcccaccaaaaacattttcatgtaaaatgttgccaagacgaaaccataaggctcgcactgacaaaaagttatcagatctcttgtagagccaagcttctaactctacaagccctaacttcacaaactctacaccttagtcaaaatatgtggcttgaccgtttcgctattgtcacatggacgtaaggtgaaaaatgtattcactattcattattttttataatacaatagttcttggagtaacgaaacggccaagccacatattttgactaaggtgtagaatttgtgaagttagggcttgtagagttagaagcttggctctacaagagatctgataactttttgtcagtgcgagccttatggtttcgtcttggcaacattttacatgaaaatgtttttggtgggatttcacttctttttgtaagttgcttccatcccctaatttaaagggttgcgcgtgtgatttaaggtactattaaaaatcctgaaatacgtacctcggggcatcttttatacaatctgctttttactgattccccatacaaacttcaaccctccttttcccctaacgccttttccacccccttttcacccttacggggtgattttggggttgaaaactattcaatgcattccccattacaaaaactatctacataccaaatttcaactaaatcggttcagcggttattgatttcccatacaaatttccaccccccttttcccccccttaggggcaaaaaatttcaagtttttgaattattttgttgtttgtgtactaatactatctcacatgccaaatttcagcttcctaggacttcaggaagtaccctagaagttttgatgatcaacagtgagtagtgttgagtcgctcactcgtgaggcacctcatttgtagcactcattttgttaatttgtcgcagtacttcgtaccgcaaaaatgtcttacttcactcctctattcattttacttgattgtaaattatctttctcctaaaagttctattcttaatctccagaattgcactccaattaaatatatgttactatttatttatttataaaggaagtgatgaatacataaatatgtatatacattgaatatttttgtcgccgttggaatgaatggaatagtcgacactgaaaatatgctagtacctcacctcatttgaagtaagacattgtaacacctcattttagaaaatgaagtactcatacaaactcattttaaattgatgtcctacccatcactaacagtgagtgagtgagtcagtgacgaaattggggtattttagatatgaataaaatcttaagtataagagctatgcaattgaaattttttacgtttaataagtccactattgacatcatatcccgagaattttgtttatctggcataatccaaacccaagttatgagggttcaaaaaaacgacgaagcgcttcgagaaaaggtaggtagtgcccttgcgcttcgctttgctcgtcttggcgggggcactaccgtgcccccagataacgaTACATACAGTGCTGCAAAAATAATTTTCCCGATTCATTCGTTCAAAAGAGTGGCCACCCTACTCGCCTGATCCAAATCCAATGGATTATAGTTTGTGGTCAATCTTAGAGACAATTAAGGGCCTGTGCTACTAAACACAGAAGTGTAAACGTTCAAAAAGCAACACTTACCAAAGAATGGGAAAAAATGTCCTTGGAGGAGCTGCGgaattttaacaaacgttttgcgtttgtgtatcaaagcgAAAGGAGGCTATTTTGaagacaattaatttttgttgaATAAAAAGACTGTAGTTTGAATTTTTAACTTATTCTGTACTCGTTACattagtacttaataaaataattagaaaaaccTAGGTCAACATATTTTTAGGCCATCCTTTAAGTATGTACATGTagaatacaataaaaaagtaatgtTTTGGTATAAATATAGCAAGAATTGGGGTTCTAAGTTTCTAACTCAATTTTTCGTAAATTttatagtaaaacactaaaatccGGATTTAGTCCGAACTTCGGATTTCAGCCGAAGCATAATCCGAAAATCCGGATTTTGTTAAGTATGTCCGGATTTGCAATCACTAGTTATAACCTCCTAGTTCCTTTACAATATCGAATAAAACCTTATTTTATGAGTTGAAGTgtaagggagcgttcaagttatacgtaacgcaatttttggacatttttgacccccccctcccctccatgtaacgcgccgtaacttTTTTCTATacccccctccccctagtaaaacgttacgtaaccaccaagtgaccatttttttacctaaaggccacaattatgtggcgtaagCACGTGACAAGTAAGATTtctttagtgtccgaccgaaacatgtttttttgccgaaaccgaaaccgaaaccgaatgttcggctttggctctagtttcggccgaaaccgaaaccgaaaccgaaacttttgtagacttgttaaaatcgttgaaaaaatgtcataaaaccgcttttacacacataggggaaactggggagggttgatcaccccttttatttttagcaaaaattttcttaactattggctgttttgaaaaactttatagaccatacgattcagaatttatctgttcatcaatagtttgaattagaacagatttgtgcaataaattagaccattatttaatgaaaacccatactgtagacttttaccatgtgtcccctatattagggagacttgtttacccctaattgggagccttgatcctagggggatcaagtgtccctggttcttgggacacatggtaaacagatttttaccatgtctccccataccagattctcatttactatataactcggatcgctattagtaaTGCATCTAGAATTTGGAAaacacacagcaaacatatatatattgtatcTTCCATACTTTGAGGTTGTATTTCCGGTTATCAGATGTGTTAGTCCgatgggatcaagtcttccatatttggggacacttggtaaaaagattttaagcggaaATGCCATACTTCGAGGgttgtatctacattaatttattaactttacctacaggaaattaatatattaaggtatgaaacacataataatccataatcttatgattttaaaatacaatgtaattgtattttccatacaacaacataaaatttggaatcaatttttgtaccaacaaaagtaaaaaaaaatcagaaattaaagttataaacaaaaaaaattcttGTAACAAGCAAGCTAAAGCTTTTAAAGttctttttaatgtatttttagctTCAGATacagcatatttttattttctactgGTTTTTTACCCTtctctggtcgttattatttactaaaagtttataaatttaccACGCACGTTTTGAGGACGGtgcttgagctgcataatcctaaaatcctttctacggaccgtcgtcggttctatagtataaAAGTTCGGAGGGCCATTGAAATTGCATCTCATCCGTTAAAACAAATATCGTTCGGTTGAAAAACCAAATATAGTTatgagtgttgtttgtcgaTCCCGGAACATCCctagtgtgtaaaacgtttaagttGATAAATAAGACCAAGTGCGgatagttcgtaaaatgtcgatgtcaactttagtcagtcttttccgagaccacggggacaattccgttttcgaaacgtcggaggtataattgaaaactaaattatacaattaataaacaataatgagtcaaccttgaaaattttaatcagtgtttctctggtcgtactttcgcggcatgatttccaaaagaaaagaaaatatttatgatagcttatgaatcattttgtaagtagatTGATTACAAGGTGTACTTGATCCatgtgggggtgacatgatcccggaatcatatctcccctggagAAAAAGACTAAGTCTCCCCAAACATagcaagattataaaacgtgccgtactcgaaacttgTGTTCGCGTatttcaatgtaatccaagttaatcatcacttcaataaacaacaaataaaataagcacactcactaacatcatttccatcccatgctataaaataaatccacgtaaagcttaccgaaaatgtaatataatacgcagaaaatcttttaccgtccgccatttttaaaCCACTGACTTCTTCGATACagcgccatgacagaacgtgaagttaggaacgaatgaatgagtgttactagcgtaaaaaaatgtatttcgtttggtttaataaaaaatgaagtttaccaagtgtcccctagggatcgaccctccccaccctcacctattatggggctgtcaacacccaatgtccttgaaattgatgttacttaagcagttttttatgaaaattactagagttagaccaagataattctgcaacgattttgataagttgataacacacgcagtgcaagtgttattttaaacgtcaaaacttttatgaaattatgacgtatgctatcaaaataattgcagaattttcttggtctaactatattcattcaccagtcaagctaacatgtagacacagggtcaaccaaaaacgcgagcgcagcgagcgcgaaattttttgttaacaatatcgcaaggccgggtaccgatcttcacctgggccgaaaagtccgaagtgccccattgaggcgaactttcatgcgaagtgaaagccgtgcttaaggcttcaggataagtagctgagcacagactccaaccaatgtccattgtattcaaaagcgagaccgcacagcgagaacacaaaccaatggtaaattgaggtaaaaagtgaggctagttttcttattattatcttgcccagggcccagtaacatgcgacagtgctatctcattcacttataggtattgacagcctcttaagactgcatcaaccgtccagtggcgccctcattagtggaattgtgttttataataaaccaattaatgtctgtatagtttgtagctttctaatagaccccgaagactaatcctattgtctattgttcagtaaaaccgcacgtgctacttacctgcaaaaaagggtcttcattattctatttggcacctgagcgcgggctagtccaacgctcaaaaaaccagtgtaggtgcgctctccgataacgcgcctttgttacgcatctcgatgacacattttagactggttctgtagcgtccgactcgccggcactcagtaaccgaagtaccgattttttacgcaggtggttgtggcacgtggcacgagcggtttttcttaacaatagacaataggattagctttcggggtctattagaaagctacaaactatacctaatatatatgaatcagtatatgtaggtattaatattgttgtcctacttattccccaacttttggtctttgtccgaagtaccatttcgtaagtttcggcccggccgaaaggttcggccgttttttggccgaaaccgaaactacagccgaaacatgattttttggccgaaactggccgaaaccgaaaccgaaaccgaaccttcggtcggacactagattTCTTGAGAAAGAATTGAAGATtccaaactaaaaatataggtTCATTGCGAGTCATTTTAATTTCtaatttgatattttaattgtttgttgcatattattattattatctgtaTACCGTTGGTAGCCAAGTTCTTGTGAATTTGTgctgtcataagaaaacatataTAGTTTtcagttagaaataaatataacttcttcttcctcgattcctcatgactAAGGGTCGCGAGTGTCGCGACCACATGAGGTCGTTGTTTTGCGCACCAAAGCTCTCCATTCTGCACGATTTTCCGCCTTCCTAATAATAGGCGCCTGTGTAGATCCCTGGCAGGCCTTCTTTACAGTGTCCACCCAGCGGGTCGGTGGATGTCCACTACCCCGTCCTCCATCCACCATGCCAATCATAATACGCTTTTCAAAGTTGTCCGGCTCCCGCCTGGCCACGTGTCCAAAGTAGTTGAGGATCCGCGGGAGGCAAATGACTGATAAACAGCACTTAATTTTCAATTCCGTCAGGATTGACGCATTAGTGCGGCGCGCCGTCCAAGGAATGCCCGACATCTTGCGCCAACACCACATCTCGAATGCGTCAATTCTACTCCGAGTACTAGCTTTCAGAGTCCAGGTTTCCGAACCATAGAGGAATATAGAGAAGACCAGGGTGCGCATTAGCTTGCTTTTGGTTGCTTTGCTGATTCCTCTGTTCCTCCAGGGCTCCAGATCTTCTCTAACCGCATAAATATAACTAATCTAATGTAATGTAGTAAGtattaaatgaatatatttacCTTTGGTATATTGGGAGAATCTTTTAATAATGCCCCGCGGCTCCCGGCCTAGTACCTCTGATGCGATGACGCAGGCATCTTTAGGCTTGTGATAGAAGCAAATTTGCATTATTTTCTCTTCTGTAGGAGTATAACTCCGGAGTTTCACCGGATACGAATAAGTGATCTGAAAGTATCTAAAGACTTGGTACAGGCTCCGGTGTAGTCCCTGTGCGAGATATGCAGCTACATAGTTTCGTACACACTCCTCGGCAGATTTAGATGAGATCTTGATCTGAGTCCGGTTCCTCCATCGCGCCAGGCAGATTGGTGTATCAGGCACAACAAATTCCTGAAACATGAATTGTACAtgtcttaaaatatttataggtaaattttatttttatatgaggAGCTCATACCTCAGGAAGTTATTCCTTACCCGTACAAACCTCTCCCAGTTTGTATTTATTAGTTCACCTTCTGCTTTAGTAAAGTGCCCGCTTGCACATAGTTCTGCTTCTTCGGGtggtggttttcgagataagcGGAAGTTCTGTTGGTATAGAGGCAGTTCCCAAGTTATTTCCTTTCCTCTCAGAGTATGTACTAAGAGCTGAAAACACACTTAAATAAATTCACCGTAAAAAAGACAAATAATATTGATGGTAATTGGTAAATAAAGCGCGGGGAGTAGATAGATTACCTGCATATACTTGTCATCTTCTATTCGAGACTGATTGAGAATCTCCAACACCCTGCCAACACTCGCGGGGTCAGTTATATCGGTCACGTCTTCAaattttttttccaatttttctaTAATTTCATTCATGTTTTCACTAATATTTTTAACCgcttaactaacctaacctcatCACCATCAGCCaacttatttaatatagttTGTAACCTTACGCAGTAAATATAACTAGTACACGgtcacaaaaaatatattattatttaacaaattcatataaaattatGCACCATTGTATCattaatttgaattaaaaggaACAAAATAAGGAATATTTCTATAACCAAAACATTATAgaaaccatagaaggtagcatcctatagaagtggtctacgcgtgcctccgtaagggacaaaacatataaattgttatggtgggcaacaacaaatagattcgaccaatcatccataacttatggtggggaataaagaaaaatgtgagactgtgacaaggacaaacaataatagcgctttcgctgctactcctactgaaagatacgaggggcgttcaaaatattctcggtattgatatcttacaacttcttctaaaatttctttcgttactggccgctaaggtttattcattgacattaaaaaaaagtataattcgaagcgagatgttcttttgtttttctgcaattgctgaacaaacatgaaca
This region of Cydia amplana chromosome 4, ilCydAmpl1.1, whole genome shotgun sequence genomic DNA includes:
- the LOC134663007 gene encoding uncharacterized protein LOC134663007, producing MNEIIEKLEKKFEDVTDITDPASVGRVLEILNQSRIEDDKYMQLLVHTLRGKEITWELPLYQQNFRLSRKPPPEEAELCASGHFTKAEGELINTNWERFVREFVVPDTPICLARWRNRTQIKISSKSAEECVRNYVAAYLAQGLHRSLYQVFRYFQITYSYPVKLRSYTPTEEKIMQICFYHKPKDACVIASEVLGREPRGIIKRFSQYTKGKPEPKQKIKWTLDSAAKLIHYLMEYSGCRFKKLKNNQFNPEVWRKVEEEMGQVSVHLREFWFSKLHVQLFAKCTIKLKSLRNIIYNKLKNSPYEVWSDIRWKDLVKEFPDGFTDMFLYRIAKSEFRGVVNYREIPLPQLVGQVPINNRKKPNKRLTSLQYNKSDGTLSCIEHDILLKDIMENM